One Populus nigra chromosome 16, ddPopNigr1.1, whole genome shotgun sequence genomic window, AGTAGGTATGCTGAGAAAAGAAACGAAACAAAATTAGGCACTTCCAGAACCATTGCTTGGATCAATAAGACGGCATAGAAAATGAAATCTGTGAGTAGAATAATATAATGATAACTATCCTCCCCATCAGAAGGCCCCATCATGCAATAATCGAGTTCTTTCTCACTTCATTTTTAACAGTAAGCCGAAAAGCATGAGCCTTTGAAATTGAACAAAGTAAGCTAAGTAGAGCTTAAAATGTCAGGGAAAAGAAATGTAAGATAATGAATTAACAAGCATATAAAAATGAACAACCAGGACCCTCAACCATTCtggttttattcttttttgcgATTCTTAAAGATTCCAATGATAATCCTGTATGGGAAATGCACAAGAAACTCGGTGATGGCTAGATGGAAAAAAGGTAGATCCAAGTTAGGGGTGTGCAGGGAAACCTATGAACAgataaatcaaaccaaaatcaacaagaatgCTCCAAAAAAATAGGTTAACCAAACCGGTTGGTTGCATTTTGGTCTGGGTTTTTTCCAAATACTTTCAACATTTCTTCATATAAGTTCTGGGTTTTGTTCCAAGAATCACATTTACCTAGGTCAAACCAATTTCCCCTTATGGAATGATATCTTGTCAATTTTTTACATACCTTTGtatattataatgaataaataTGGAGACTAAACTAAGATGATATGAATACATCCTAAATTAGAAAAGTATGAAGGCAAAAATGGAAAATCAACCAATGCATCAGTTAATTAAACTGGTTGAACAAAAAGACTAGCTAAGACAGTTCCATCTATTTGATTTTGGTTAATAAAATTCTTGAACTAAATCTTCCAGCTtgttaagaaaaggaaaaaaaataaaagaaaaacgcCGCGATTTGAATGACTGAACCAAAAAGTAACAATTTCATTGGACAACAGTTTATATCATTGTGTACTCCTAAACTTGGACATTGCAAATGCTACAAAGAGAAGGGATAAGAGGACTGAAACTTACTTCAATCTCACGGTAGGGTTGTTGACAAAGCCCAGTTTTCTGGTAACAACACTCCTCCAATCAGAACTACAATCCGAATCTGCACAAACTTTCCACACAATGCTCTCACATGTATCAAGAACATCACATAGACTTGGAGATGCATCAACCACAAAACTCAACCGTGGCCGGCCTGCATGATCAGAAAACTTCGTACTTAGTCCAAACCGTATCCTCAACCGAGGACAGTGAAGCTGCAAAATGCCCCCCTCGTAAAATAATTTGATTCTAGGACTCCCTTGAAAGAACGGGACATGAAATGCTCTAATAGAAGAAAGAGAAACTTCATCAAGCTCTAAGAAACCCAAAACGTCACTGCAACTTTCAGGGACAGTCACTGTAGAAGGAATCTCAGGAGGCTGTAGTATTGGGTTTTCCTCCATGGCGACATCTGGTTGAAAGGAGGCAGCATTCATTTCATTGCCAAGTGCGACCATGTCAAATGTATCAGGATGAGCTGTACTAGATGCAACAGAATATTGGGCCTCAGCAGTATTGCTTGTGAGAAGAGAAAAGACTGGATGCTTTTCCTCAGTTCTATCATTTTCAGGAGACAGGGCAGGGGTGCTTTTAACGTGTGAACTCGTAGACGGAGAATTCACTGTAGAAGGCATCTCAGGAGGCTGTAGTATTGGGTTTTCCTCCATGGCCACATCTGGTTGAAAGGAGGCAGCATTCATTTCATTGCCAAGTGCGACCATGTCAAATGTATCAGGATGAGCTGTATTAGATGCAACAGAATATTGGGCCTCAGCAGTTCTATCATTTTCAGGAGACAGGGCAGGGGCGCTTTTAACGTGTGAACTCGAAGACGGAGAATTCTTGTTTAGGACTGGGGATTTTCCATTTATACGACTTCTTGTGATAGCATTAGGGGAAACCCAATGGTTTTCTGGAAATGCGTCTGGGAAGCTTGATTCCTGAAAATGGGGCAgcattttggttaatttttgcctcgaaaacaaataaaacatgcaAGGTTAACGGCCACACAACTTAATGGTCATTCAAAAAGACTAGGACGGAGGTTGATTTTTGGCCTGCTTAAGCAACAAGGGAGCGATTATGTAGTTTACTAAGAGAAGAAACAGGCCAAACATAtcatttaatagaaaaaaaatattgcaatggTAGATCAGCCGCTTCTGGGATGACAAAGAGAAGACGAGGGAAAGGGAGGTTAGAAGAGTGAAGTCGAGTGCACTTACCAAGAATAGGACAGTAGCACAA contains:
- the LOC133675163 gene encoding protein NEN1, translating into MENKTEIAFFDVETTVPTRPGQGYAILEFGAILVCPQKLEEIRSYSTLVRPSNPKLISSLSVRCNGITPEAVVSAPSFADIADTVYDILHGRIWAGHNIVRFDCARIREAFAEIGRAAPEPKGTIDSLPLLTQKFGRRAGNMKMASLATYFGLGNQTHRSLDDVRMNLEVLKHCATVLFLESSFPDAFPENHWVSPNAITRSRINGKSPVLNKNSPSSSSHVKSAPALSPENDRTAEAQYSVASNTAHPDTFDMVALGNEMNAASFQPDVAMEENPILQPPEMPSTVNSPSTSSHVKSTPALSPENDRTEEKHPVFSLLTSNTAEAQYSVASSTAHPDTFDMVALGNEMNAASFQPDVAMEENPILQPPEIPSTVTVPESCSDVLGFLELDEVSLSSIRAFHVPFFQGSPRIKLFYEGGILQLHCPRLRIRFGLSTKFSDHAGRPRLSFVVDASPSLCDVLDTCESIVWKVCADSDCSSDWRSVVTRKLGFVNNPTVRLNIPTAVNGNVAQYATDMYQKEPSGTTQKLIFSKFDATELDTWFKPGTFVDAYLSLDPYVYQQASGIRLVAKKLIIHNE